CTACAATTGGATAGCTCTGTACGTGAAATCGTCAACATGGTGACTATTGCTGTAGTTGATGTTCAAGCTCATCTTAAAAATTTATAGAATCGCTTAAAATCTTCCTATATTCGTATTACTATGTACGAATATTTCAATGGAAAATTAGCATATAAAGCCCCCACTCATGTTGTTATCGACGTGAGTGGGATTGGCTACTATGTTCACATCTCTCTTTATACCTTTTCCCAAATCAAGGATCAGGAAAACTGCAAATTATTTATTTCACTGCAAGTCAGGGAGGATTCCCACACACTTTATGGCTTTGCCACAGAAGGCGAAAAGAAGCTGTTCGAGAATCTGATTTCAGTTTCAGGCATCGGCCCCAATACGGGTCGAATGATACTCTCATCCAATACACCTGATGAAATACAGTCTGCCATTGTCAATGGTCAGGTTGCTTTAATCCAGAAAATTAAAGGAATCGGTCCTAAAACAGCACAACGTCTGATCCTAGAACTTCAGGATAAACTGAAAAAACAAGGTGTGGAAACGCTCTCAACATCAATTCAATCGCAATCCATACCAGACGAAGCTTTGTCTGCACTGGTTATGCTAGGTTTCAACAAAGTGGCGGCTGAAAAGGTATTGAACACCATTTTAAAAACAGAAAGCAACCTTTCTGTGGAGGATATGATCAAATTAGCGCTAAAGAGGTTATAAAATGGGTATCATCGCTTGTTGATCCGCTGACGAACATTCGGTTTACAGATACTTCGACTGGACATATACAGAACAAAACATATAGCTCATACAAAAAAAGGAACTTTCAGGTTCCTTTTTTATTTTCTTAATAGCAATCTTAATTCGAATCCCGCAAAGCGATGCTGTGTTTCGAACTGCGAACATGTAGGTAACAATTTATGAATTGAAAGTAGGCTAACAGGGACTTTATAGGGACTTTATCCGGACCTCATTCGGATTTCATTCGGATAGACACGAATAAAGTCCGTTTTATTCCCCGCTAAGATAAGTGTTAAAAGCACTGAAAATATGAAGAAGAATCAAACTTGCCCTCTCCTTAACATGAACCTATTTGCTCCGATAATTAAGTGATCTGTTTATATATAGAATCGTGAGATGATAGGAATTGAAATAAAGTTTATTGGATTACAAATACAGTTATGGGTTTAATAATTATCGTACATCCCTAAGAGATAACACAAACGATTGCTCTAATACAAATAAACACATAATCAATTAGTTACAAAAACACATAAGCACCTCCCCTCACGTTGCTACAGCCTATTTGTTACAATCCGGCTTTGCTAAAACGTATTTATTCCCTTATTTTTAGGGCTTCGTATTTCAGTTATAATCTCACACATGAAAAAACTATTTTCACTTGCGCTCGCTTTAAGTTTAGGAGCAGCAGCATTTGCGCAAGAAAAGAAAGACATCACATTGAATATTGTGCCTTTACCGCAACATGTTCAGATCAAAAACGGGTCATTTAAAGTCAACACAAACACTAAAATTGCATTTGACAGCGATGAGGATAAAAAAGTTGCCACTTTATTCCAGGATTTTCTAAAAAGTAACTATAACCTCAACCTATCTTTAGTCAAGTCACCGGGTAAGAATAGCATCTATTTTTCGTCAAAAAACGTAAAATCCGCAAACACGGAAGCATACGAACTTAACAGCACCTCGGATCAAATTACGGTCAGTGGAAAAGCATCAGGTCTGTTTTATGGCATGCAATCGCTGATTCAGTTACTACCTGTCGACAAAAAAGCAAGCATCGAAATTCCACAGGCATCGATTCAGGATGAGCCCCGTTTTGCTTACCGCGGGCTGCATCTGGATGTTTCCCGTCACTTTTTTCCTGTAGAATTTGTTAAGAAGTACATTGATATTTTGGCTGCTTACAAATTGAATACTTTTCACTGGCACCTGACGGATGATCAAGGATGGCGCATTGAAATTAAATCACACCCGAAACTAACGCAGATCGGGGGCTATCGCAATCAAACGCTTTTAGGTAATTATAAAACCGATGGCGACTATGATAACACGCCTTATGGTGGTTTCTACACCCAGGACCAGATCAAAGAAGTCGTGGCTTACGCCAAAGCCAAGTATGTTACCGTCATCCCTGAAATCGAGATGCCTGGTCATGCTTTGGCAGCACTTTCAGCTTACCCAGAGCTCGGTTGTGGTGATAAACCGGGACCATATACCGCAGCACAGACCTGGGGGGTATTTGATGATGTATTCTGTGCCGGAAAAGAAGAAACATTTAAGCTATTGGAAGATGTCATCGACGAGGTGATCCCATTATTCCCTAGCCAATATATTCATATCGGTGGCGATGAATGTCCTAAAACAAGATGGAAGACATGTCCGCATTGTCAAAAAAGAATCAAGGATAACAATCTCAAAGATGAGCATGAATTACAAAGCTATTTTATTCAACGTATGGAAAAATACATTAATAGCAAAGGTAAACGTATCATTGGATGGGATGAGATCTTAGAGGGCGGTTTAGCACCAAATGCGACTGTTATGAGCTGGAGAGGTGACCAAGGAGCTATCGATGCTGCAAACCAAGGCCATGACGTCATCATCACGGCAAATAGTTATGGTCTATACTTTGATCACAAACAAGGAGCTGATCAAAATAGGGAGCCCTTGAGTATCGGAGGTCTTTCAACATTGGCTAAGGTATACTCTTCTGATCCTATGCCTAGCAAAATCTCTGAAAACAACAAAAAACATGTCTTGGGTGTTCAAGCAAATATCTGGACGGAATATATCGGCTCTTCCAATAAAGTAGAGTTTACCATCTTACCACGTGTGTTGGCCCTATCTGAGATTGCCTGGACTCAACCGGAAAAGAAAAACTGGAAGAATTTCTCCGAGCAACGTGCGGCACATCAACTGGCAAAGCTAGATCAGACAAATACATTCTACCGCGTACCTGAGGCTTATGGTATCTCTGATACAACGGTATACGCTTCAGAATATACGATCCGTGGTTTGAAACCATCGGTGGAAGGTGCCAAAATCTATTATACCCTAGATAACTACGACCCTTCGGAATTAGATCTAGAGTATACAGGTCCGGTTAAAGTGACTGTTCCAAATAGTAAAGAACGAGTATTCAAAGCGGTCGTTATTACACCCTCTGGAAAAAGAAGCAATTACATCCGGGTAAACATTATCAATACAAAGAAATAAAATAATATACCCCATGCGAAAGCGCTAATATTCTGTTAACTTTGAGCAGATATTAGCGCTTTTTTATTAGCGTGCAGTATCACTTCAAGAATTTAAAAAAGAATTTTTATGGCTGAGGATTTACGAATTGCCAAGGGCAGCAAAGAGGAACAATATCAGAATTTACTTCCGCAGATAGGTGGATTGTTACAGGGAGAAAATAATCAGGTTGCAAATCTTGCCAATATTGCAGCAGCATTAAAGGAGCAGTTTAATTTCTTTTGGGTGGGTTTTTATCTTGTAGACAATGCTGAAGAGCTTGTGCTCGGTCCCTTCCAAGGTCCTGTCGCCTGTACGCGTATAAAAAAAGGACGGGGTGTATGCGGTGGAGCTTGGGCACAGGAAAAAACACTTATTGTACCCGATGTGGAGCTGTTCCCTGGACATATTGCCTGTAGCTCTCTTTCACGCTCTGAAATCGTATTGCCCGTATATCGTCAGGGGGAAATTATAGGTGTTCTCGATGTGGATAGCAGTGAACTGGACAGCTTTGATGAAATTGACGGAAAATACCTTACCCAAATCTTGCAGTTATTGGACAATTAGTGTCTAGATAACGATAAAAATATGTCTATCGTTCAAACATACAACTTCAAAGGTCAGCGTTAGTCCCTGTTAACAAAAAAACAATAATGCGACAAAGTTCTAACGTCCCAAATTGGACACTATTTCCTCATTTTCTATGGGAGCTTCATCAGATTATTTTTCGAATATTTTACTGTTGAAATTCCCATATCTTGACTAATTTATCATCACTAACGCTAAAGAAATAGCGACCATCGTCAGACCAGACACCCGCATTGACAGATAGATGATGACCATCTTGCATTTTGTCACGGCTCATGTTCTTCAACAAAGCAAAATCCGCGTTAGACCAAAATTTCAATGACTTGTCTCTGCTTACCGTGGCGAATAATGGTTCAACTGGATGTGGATAGATTCCATATACAGTAAACAAGTGTGGGACAAATGAAAAGTTATTACTCAACTGACTGACATCCGAAATAATGAGCTGTGCATCACGGCCACCGCTTAATAGTCTATTTTGAAGAAAAGCCAACGAGGTTGTGGGCAGGCTATGGAGCTGCAAACGCTCAATGACATGAAAGTCTTCACTATCCAGTAAATATACCCAGCCATCTTTATCGCCTAATGCAATTCTGTTTGATTTTTCATCGACAGCAATACTCCGAACTGTTGTTTGGGATAGCTGTAGCTCATAAATACCTTTATATGTAGCGAGGTCGATCACATAGAGTCTTCCCTCTTCCCCTACAGCCAGAAGCTCATTTTTTTGCTTGACAAACGCAAGAGCAAAGATGGCTTTTTTACCCAATTGTAAACTCGCGACAAGTTTTTGTTCTTGTACATCCACAAAAAGTAATTTCCCCTCACGTAATGCAATCGCTAAGATAGCCGTTCCTGGGATCAGTTTTAAAGCATATACAGAGGAAGTCACAGCACAGAGGATACGTTTAAAGCTATTTTTTTCGATATCCCATTCAACCACGCCCTTGTCATTACCACCTGTAAAGAATGTATTCGGATCGTATCCTTTTTCTACGCAAAAAATTGGATTTTGATGTCCAGGTAATGTCGCTCTTAATTTAATATCCATAGTTATATCTTCAAGCTCTCCAGATGACATTCGGAGAGGCCATTCTTGCTCCAATCTTTTTCCAACGGACCATCCGCTTTTTCGTTTACTTGTTTATTACTTCGTTTCACTGACGCACAATAAAAGCGCAGAAAATAATAAAACTTTCATGCTTCCACACAAGCACCAACAGCTGTAAAAACAGCCGGAAAGTTCCTTCTGGCCAACAAACCTAACATAACGAACTCATTGATGTCCTAATAAAAAAAATAAGAATCAATAAAAACAGACACCTTCAGAAAAAAAGAAGTGCAGTATATCCACAAATATACTGCACTTCCAAGACTATTTTGTCATATTACCTTAAAGCCTCGTCCCCATCCCTAGATCCAATCTAATTTATCCAAAAATATTTGGGATCGATAACAGAAACTTTCTTTGAAAAACAGCGCTATTGATGTCTGCTTTCAAG
The window above is part of the Sphingobacterium sp. ML3W genome. Proteins encoded here:
- the ruvA gene encoding Holliday junction branch migration protein RuvA; translated protein: MYEYFNGKLAYKAPTHVVIDVSGIGYYVHISLYTFSQIKDQENCKLFISLQVREDSHTLYGFATEGEKKLFENLISVSGIGPNTGRMILSSNTPDEIQSAIVNGQVALIQKIKGIGPKTAQRLILELQDKLKKQGVETLSTSIQSQSIPDEALSALVMLGFNKVAAEKVLNTILKTESNLSVEDMIKLALKRL
- a CDS encoding WD40 repeat domain-containing protein, with product MDIKLRATLPGHQNPIFCVEKGYDPNTFFTGGNDKGVVEWDIEKNSFKRILCAVTSSVYALKLIPGTAILAIALREGKLLFVDVQEQKLVASLQLGKKAIFALAFVKQKNELLAVGEEGRLYVIDLATYKGIYELQLSQTTVRSIAVDEKSNRIALGDKDGWVYLLDSEDFHVIERLQLHSLPTTSLAFLQNRLLSGGRDAQLIISDVSQLSNNFSFVPHLFTVYGIYPHPVEPLFATVSRDKSLKFWSNADFALLKNMSRDKMQDGHHLSVNAGVWSDDGRYFFSVSDDKLVKIWEFQQ
- a CDS encoding GAF domain-containing protein, with the translated sequence MAEDLRIAKGSKEEQYQNLLPQIGGLLQGENNQVANLANIAAALKEQFNFFWVGFYLVDNAEELVLGPFQGPVACTRIKKGRGVCGGAWAQEKTLIVPDVELFPGHIACSSLSRSEIVLPVYRQGEIIGVLDVDSSELDSFDEIDGKYLTQILQLLDN
- a CDS encoding family 20 glycosylhydrolase, producing the protein MKKLFSLALALSLGAAAFAQEKKDITLNIVPLPQHVQIKNGSFKVNTNTKIAFDSDEDKKVATLFQDFLKSNYNLNLSLVKSPGKNSIYFSSKNVKSANTEAYELNSTSDQITVSGKASGLFYGMQSLIQLLPVDKKASIEIPQASIQDEPRFAYRGLHLDVSRHFFPVEFVKKYIDILAAYKLNTFHWHLTDDQGWRIEIKSHPKLTQIGGYRNQTLLGNYKTDGDYDNTPYGGFYTQDQIKEVVAYAKAKYVTVIPEIEMPGHALAALSAYPELGCGDKPGPYTAAQTWGVFDDVFCAGKEETFKLLEDVIDEVIPLFPSQYIHIGGDECPKTRWKTCPHCQKRIKDNNLKDEHELQSYFIQRMEKYINSKGKRIIGWDEILEGGLAPNATVMSWRGDQGAIDAANQGHDVIITANSYGLYFDHKQGADQNREPLSIGGLSTLAKVYSSDPMPSKISENNKKHVLGVQANIWTEYIGSSNKVEFTILPRVLALSEIAWTQPEKKNWKNFSEQRAAHQLAKLDQTNTFYRVPEAYGISDTTVYASEYTIRGLKPSVEGAKIYYTLDNYDPSELDLEYTGPVKVTVPNSKERVFKAVVITPSGKRSNYIRVNIINTKK